In Heteronotia binoei isolate CCM8104 ecotype False Entrance Well chromosome 21, APGP_CSIRO_Hbin_v1, whole genome shotgun sequence, the DNA window gccctccactccaaagagtctcagagcagctcacaatctcctttaccttcccccctcacaatagacaccctgtgaggtagatgaagatattggatttatatcccgccctccactccgaagagtctcagagtggctcacaatctccttgaccttcctccccccacaacagacaccctgtgaggtgggtggggctggagagggctctcacggcagctgccctttcaaggacaacctctgccagagctatggctgacccaaggccatgctagcaggtgcaagtggaggagtggagaatcaaacccagttctcccagataagagtccgcacacttaaccactacaccaaactggctctccaacaccaaactgTATCACCTAAAATGCTTCATTTTACTAGTTATATTTTatcctaatttttaaaaagtatattgtATTTATAGGTTCAAGTTACAGAAGGATAGTTGAATATTAGGAGAACCttaccaatagggttgccagttctgtgttgggaaacacgtggatattttgggggtggagcctgagaagggtggggtttgggaaggagagggacttcaacgggatatgatgccatagaaactaccatccaaagtggccattttctccaggtcccATAGGGCATTTCTGCTGTTGCTTGCAACTATTGGGCATGTGAATATGCTTTGTGCATTACAGAATATATATCTCATTTTACCCATTTTAAAATTTCCTTGAATTCTTTCAGCAATTGTGGGACAAAATGCACCGTCTATGCAGTGGCCTGCCTGTGTCTAAAACTGTATGTGGGCTGCTCCATGAGACCTATCAAAACCTGTATTTTGGAGCATGTGTCGTGGTTGCATCACAAGGTCCCTGGTGTCCCTCTGGTTGACCATTTTAATGCTGCAAATCATGATAAAAAAATTGTTATTCAGGATGTGGAAAATCAACTGTACAAGCCTGTAGATCTATGTAAAGTATCGCTTAACAAGAAGCGCTGTGGATTTTTCGCCTTAACTCATTGGAACCTGGAGGTATGAAGCAATCATCTGATTTATCCTCTAATATTTAATTTTGGAAGTTGTGTAGTACTAGTGGAAACATTGGCCTATGATTGATTATATAGACTGTACCTTTAATTGGGGAATGCACAACACCAGTTTGATTAGAGCTGTGCCCTCTTTGCCTGGAGGTCGTTTGAGAAGGAGAAGGGAGAGCACCGCCCGATCCCGTCATGTTCGCCCGCTTCACCCACCCTGCCTCCGCTGCCCTCCGCAGGGGGCTCGCGACCTCCTCGCAGAACAATGCTAAGGTGGCAGTGCTTGGCGCTTCCGGGGGCATTGGCCAGCTCCTCTCTCTGTTGCTGAAGAACAGCCCCTTGGTCAGCCACCTCAACCTCTATGATATCGCCCACACCCCTGGCGTAGCAGCTGATCTCAGTCACATCGAAACAAGAGCAGAAGTCAAAGGTTTCCTGGGTCCCGAACAGTTGCCAGAATCTCTGAAGGACTGTGAAGTTGTCGTGATTCCAGCTGGAGTTCCTAGAAAACCAGGCATGACCCGCGATGACCTTTTCAATAGAAATGCCACAATTGTAGCTAATTTGGCAGCAGCCTGTGCCAAGCACTGCCCTGAAGCTTTGATCTGTGTTACTGCAAATCCGGTCAATTCCACCATACCAATTACTTCAGAAGTTTTTAAGAAGCACGGAGTGTACAATCCCAACAGAATTGTTGGTGTTACCACGCTGGACATTGTCCGAGCAAATACCTTTGTGGCTGAGCTGAAGGGTCTGGATCCGGCTCGTGTAAATGTCCCAGTGATCGGCGGTCATGCGGGCAAGGCCATTATCCCGCTCATTTCTCAGTGCACCCCTAAAGTGGAATTCCCTCAAGACCAGCTGGTGACGCTCATAGCGCGGAATCAAGAGGCAGGGACAGAAGTTGTCAAAGCAAAAGCTGACACAGGCTCTGCCACTCTATGGCGCATGCTGGCACCTCGTTTGTCTTCTCCATCTTGGATGTCATGAATAGGAAGGAGGGGGTTATCGAATGTTCTTTTGTCCGATCGGAGGAAACAGAGTGCACGTACTTCTCCACCCCGTTGCTGCTAGGGAAAAATGGGATCGAAAAGAACTTGGGTATTAGCAAGATTTCTCCTTTTGAAGAGAAGATGGTGGTCGAGGCAATCTCAGAGCTCAAAGGCTCCATCAAGAAAGGAGAGGAGTTTGCCAAGAGCATGAAGTGAAAGCCGCAAAGAAGAGTACTGCAGTCCCCTTAATTTATTTAAGGTGCATCATGTCACTTTAAAAGGCTTCAGGAGACAAAGGCCCATGGCTTTCTCCAAAGGCCCCTCTCTATTAAGTATATTACTCTCCCTCTGATCTGTGAGTTCAAATTCACCTGTTTGATTATTTAAATTTCAGCATCTGTGTCCTGGTGTTTAGCACATACCCCATTTTTTTCAGAGTAATAGATATTCTTGTAGAATatcttcttggagagccagtttggtgtagtggttaagtgtgcagactcttatctgggagaaccgggtttgattccccactcctccacttgcacctgctggaatggccttgggtcagccatagctctggcagaggttgtccttgaaagggcagcagctgtgagagccctctccagccccacccacctcacagggtgtttgttgtgggggaggaaggtaaaggagattgtgagccgctctgagactcttcggagtggagggcgggatataaatccaatatcttcttcttcttcttcttcttcttcttcttagaagtCTGAGGACATTTCAGGTAACGTATGGAACTGTTGGGATTATATGTTACTTTATTCTTTGATTGTTTTAGTGTTGCGTAGCATTTCTCATTAGAATCCTGTAAGGTTTGGTTGGCTCTTGATAAGGCTGAATATGTGAAACATGGCTTCATCAGCAGGTGAACATGTAAAGGAAACAGACAGAAGAGAGAAGCACTCATGAGGAGGCAGCACTCTTTGAGCGTGACTTCAGCCAAACGAGAACTTCATGCCGCAAGACAATATTAATATGCAGGACTTTATTTAAATACAGAAAGCCCCAGTTTGGAAGTTCCATTGGGAGAACTCTTCGTTGTGTTTCAGCACTGAGGGAATTTGGTCCCATTTGTACTTCTTTGTATTTTATAAGCGGTGCGAAATGTGAGGGGTATTGGTAATGAATAAgactttaaattatttttttcataATTTATTTGCATTTTCGCACACAGTTGTTTGGTGTCAGatcacccggaggttggcaacctaacTTAGCAATGGGAAACCCGGTTCAACAGCAGAGGCAGTTTCCTAGGTTGGGGAATTCTCCCTTACTTGAGGTCTTTAAGCAGAAACTGGGCAGCCAGCTATCAGAACATTGTAGCTCTGGATTTCCTGCCTTGCAGGAGGCCGCCCCCAGTTCTATGAGTCTATAAATATGTAATGTACTcgatgacgagacgtgttgaaggcaacatgctttattagctggtacatcacaagagggcgaaacgtgggccgggtcccgctttatatacaatacccggaacagccctccgactggcccagtccaatcctggccagtcaaacttcccgccacagctctTAATTGGCGGAGTACTTTCGCGCGCTACAccgagtgaccaggggacttcctctggtcacctctgccgCGTCGCTGCGCAGTACTTCCGGATTTCCGTGCAAGACACAACAAAATACATCAGGGAAAATGACAATAAACACAGCGCCTGGATCcagttgggtagctgtgttgatccgaagcaacagaaccaagtttgagaccagtggcacctttaagaccaacaaggtttaattctgaggctaagcttttgtgtgcgtatCTGAAAAACTGTGCATGCccaagaaagcttatacctaaaattaaactttgttggtcttaaaggtgccactggactcaaacttcagaCCAACATCGTCTGGAGACTGCGATGCTGCCAGCCTTGTTGTAGTGGATTCCACAATCTTCAGCTGATACCAGAAAGGTGAGTCTTTCAGAGGGGGGTGGTATTTGGGTTTGGAGAGTTCACTCCTATGCTCACCAAGGTTGGCCGTTGGGTGTCAGCTACCAGCCACCCCGAGAATCTAACAACATGGTTCTGCCCCCACTGTGCTCCAAGGAGAAGCTGTCAGCCCCTGGAAAAGCAACAGTGCTGAAAAGGCCAGCACTGCCAGTAAAGCTACGTGGCTCATTTAAGGAGCTGTGTGCCTAGTTGCTCAGCCCATTGCCACCTGGTGGGCAGGTCCAGAATATGACCAGGAGAATTCCCCAGCATGGGATAAAGTCACACCCCATTCAAAGTCTAGCAGGAATACTCATTCTTATGGGATTTCCTTGGGACACCTTGGATGGGTGGGACTGCAGGCCAAACGTACAGGTGGGAGACCTTATCTATGGCCAGTTCATCGTTGCCAATAAAGACATGGAACCC includes these proteins:
- the LOC132589428 gene encoding LOW QUALITY PROTEIN: malate dehydrogenase, mitochondrial-like (The sequence of the model RefSeq protein was modified relative to this genomic sequence to represent the inferred CDS: inserted 1 base in 1 codon), giving the protein MFARFTHPASAALRRGLATSSQNNAKVAVLGASGGIGQLLSLLLKNSPLVSHLNLYDIAHTPGVAADLSHIETRAEVKGFLGPEQLPESLKDCEVVVIPAGVPRKPGMTRDDLFNRNATIVANLAAACAKHCPEALICVTANPVNSTIPITSEVFKKHGVYNPNRIVGVTTLDIVRANTFVAELKGLDPARVNVPVIGGHAGKAIIPLISQCTPKVEFPQDQLVTLIARNQEAGTEVVKAKADTGSATXMAHAGTSFVFSILDVMNRKEGVIECSFVRSEETECTYFSTPLLLGKNGIEKNLGISKISPFEEKMVVEAISELKGSIKKGEEFAKSMK